The following proteins are co-located in the Castanea sativa cultivar Marrone di Chiusa Pesio chromosome 8, ASM4071231v1 genome:
- the LOC142605558 gene encoding pumilio homolog 2: MLSELGRRPMLGGNDGSFGDELEKEIGMLLREQQRSRQEADDRERELNIYRSGSAPPTVEGSLSAVGGLFGGGGGGGGGGGGGGSAVFSEFSGSKNGNGFVSEEELRSDPAYLSYYYSNVNLNPRLPPPLLSKEDWRYTQRLKGGSSVLGGIGDRRKVNRADDGGSGRSLYSMPPGFNTRRGDSEVESDKGRGSAEWGGDGLIGLQGLGLGSKQKSLAEIFQDDMGRSSPVPGHPSRPASHNAFDENVETLGSAEAELTHLRGELKNSDALRSGTNGQSSSSVQNMGPPSSYSYAAVLGASLSRSTTPDPQHVTRAPSPCLTPIGGGRGGTSEKKVIASSNSFNGVSSGINESADLVAALSGMNLSTNGVLDNENHLPSQLEQEVESQQNYLFGLQGSQNHIKQHSYLKKSESGHFHMPSVPQSAKVSYSDLGKSNGGGSDLKIPSSDRQAEMQKSALPSSNSYLKGSTNGGGGLAASYQHVEGTNSSFINYGYSVNPSLASMMANQLGTGNLPPLYENVAAASAMAPPGMDSRVLGGGLPSGAAASEVHNLGRMGNQMAGNTVQAPFVDPMYQYLRTSDYAAQLAALNDPSMDRNYLGNSYMNLLELQKAYIGAILSPQKSQYSVPLGSKSGVSNHHGYYGNPAFGVGMSYPGSPMAGSVMPNSPVGPGSPMRLPTGIRNLAGGIMGPWHLDAGCNIDESFASSLLEEFKSNKTKCFELSEISGHVVEFSADQYGSRFIQQKLETATTEEKNMVYQEIMPQALALMTDVFGNYVVQKFFEHGLPSQRRELANKLFSHVLTLSLQMYGCRVIQKAIEVVDLDQKIKMVQELEGHVMRCVRDQNGNHVIQKCIECVPEDAIHFIVSTFFDQVVILSTHPYGCRVIQRVLEHCNDPKTQSSVMDEILGAVSMLAQDQYGNYVVQHVLEHGKPHERSAIIKELAGKIVQMSQQKFASNVVEKCLTFGGPSERLLLVNEMLGSTDENEPLQAMMKDQFANYVVQKVLETCDDQQRELILSRIKVHLSALKKYTYGKHIVARVEKLVAAGERRIAAQSPHPA; encoded by the exons ATGTTAAGTGAATTGGGGAGAAGACCAATGCTTGGAGGTAACGATGGTTCGTTTGGGGATGAGTTGGAAAAGGAGATAGGTATGTTGCTGCGTGAGCAACAGCGTAGTAGGCAAGAGGCTGATGATCGTGAGCGTGAGCTTAATATTTATAGAAGTGGTTCAGCTCCCCCAACTGTGGAGGGATCATTGAGTGCTGTTGGTGGGTTATttggtggtggcggtggtggtgggggagggggaggtggcGGTGGTAGTGCCGTGTTTTCGGAGTTTTCTGGAAGCAAGAATGGGAATGGCTTTGTGTCTGAGGAGGAGCTTAGGTCTGATCCAGCTTATCTTTCGTACTATTACTCGAATGTGAATCTGAATCCGCGACTTCCGCCTCCTCTGCTTTCAAAGGAGGATTGGAGGTATACGCAGAGGTTGAAAGGTGGGAGTTCGGTGTTGGGTGGGATTGGAGATAGGAGGAAAGTAAATAGGGCCGATGATGGTGGCAGTGGTAGGTCCTTGTATTCAATGCCACCGGGGTTCAACACGAGGAGAGGAGACAGTGAGGTTGAGTCAGACAAAGGCCGTGGTTCTGCTGAGTGGGGTGGTGATGGACTGATTGGTTTGCAGGGTTTAGGGCTCGGTAGCAAACAAAAGAGCCTTGCTGAAATCTTTCAG GATGACATGGGGCGTTCATCTCCTGTCCCTGGGCATCCTTCTCGTCCTGCCAGTCATAATGCATTTGATGAGAATGTTGAAACATTAGGATCTGCTGAAGCTGAGCTAACTCATTTACGTGGTGAACTGAAAAATTCTGATGCTTTGCGATCCGGTACAAATGGTCAGAGCTCATCTTCTGTCCAAAATATGGGCCCTCCTTCTTCATATTCTTATGCTGCTGTTCTAGGTGCTTCCTTGTCAAGAAGCACCACTCCAGATCCCCAACATGTTACTAGGGCTCCTAGCCCTTGCCTTACTCCTATTGGAGGAGGCAGAGGTGGCACATCGGAAAAGAAAGTCATCGCTAGTTCAAACTCATTTAATGGTGTCTCATCCGGCATCAATGAGTCTGCAGATCTGGTAGCTGCTTTATCTGGCATGAACTTGTCAACAAATGGTGTGCTGGATAATGAAAATCATTTGCCATCACAGCTTGAACAGGAAGTAGAGAGTCAACAAAATTATCTTTTTGGTCTGCAAGGGAGTCAGAATCATATTAAGCAACATTCTTACCTTAAAAAGTCAGAATCTGGGCATTTTCATATGCCTTCTGTTCCTCAATCAGCCAAAGTATCTTACTCTGATTTGGGAAAGAGCAATGGGGGTGGGTCAGACTTGAAAATCCCCTCCTCGGATAGGCAGGCTGAAATGCAAAAATCTGCTCTTCCTTCTAGCAATTCGTACCTAAAAGGATCTACTAATGGTGGAGGTGGATTGGCTGCTTCATATCAGCATGTCGAGGGTACAAATTCATCATTTATTAACTATGGTTATTCCGTAAATCCATCATTGGCGTCCATGATGGCTAACCAACTTGGAACTGGTAATCTTCCACCCTTGTATGAAAATGTTGCTGCAGCATCTGCTATGGCACCCCCTGGCATGGACTCAAGAGTTCTTGGAGGAGGTTTGCCCTCTGGAGCTGCTGCATCTGAAGTACATAATCTTGGCAGAATGGGTAACCAAATGGCAGGGAATACTGTTCAAGCGCCATTTGTTGATCCTATGTATCAGTACTTGAGGACATCTGATTATGCTGCACAGCTTGCTGCTCTTAATGACCCATCTATGGATAGGAACTACTTAGGTAACTCATACATGAATTTACTCGAGCTGCAGAAAGCTTATATTGGGGCTATTCTATCCCCTCAGAAGTCTCAGTACAGTGTTCCATTGGGAAGTAAATCTGGTGTCTCTAATCATCATGGTTATTATGGAAATCCTGCATTCGGCGTTGGCATGTCTTATCCTGGAAGTCCTATGGCAGGTTCTGTTATGCCAAACTCTCCAGTTGGGCCTGGAAGTCCTATGCGTCTTCCTACTGGCATTAGGAACTTAGCTGGGGGCATCATGGGACCTTGGCACCTGGATGCTGGATGTAACATCGATGAAAGCTTTGCATCCTCACTTTTAGAAGAGTTTAAGAGCAATAAAACTAAGTGTTTTGAACTTTCTGAAATTTCTGGTCATGTTGTTGAATTCAG TGCGGATCAGTATGGGAGCCGATTTATTCAACAGAAACTTGAAACAGCCAcaacagaagaaaaaaacatgGTTTATCAGGAAATTATGCCCCAAGCTCTTGCTTTAATGACTGATGTGTTTGGTAATTATGTTGTTCAGAAG TTTTTTGAGCATGGACTTCCATCCCAGAGAAGAGAATTGGCCAACAAGCTTTTCAGCCACGTACTTACACTGAGCCTTCAAATGTATGGTTGTCGAGTGATCCAGAAG GCTATTGAAGTTGTTGATCTGGATCAGAAGATCAAAATGGTCCAAGAGCTTGAAGGTCATGTCATGCGCTGTGTACGTGATCAGAATGGGAACCATGTCATCCAGAAATGTATTGAATGTGTTCCTGAAGATGCTATACACTTTATTGTCTCAACATTTTTTGATCAAGTTGTCATCCTCTCCACCCATCCATATGGTTGTCGGGTTATACAG AGAGTACTAGAGCACTGCAACgacccaaaaacacaaagtTCAGTTATGGATGAAATTTTAGGTGCAGTTAGCATGTTGGCACAAGATCAGTATGGCAATTATGTTGTTCAG CATGTGCTGGAGCATGGAAAGCCTCATGAGCGTTCTGCTATTATTAAAGAATTAGCTGGAAAGATAGTTCAAATGAGTCAGCAGAAGTTTGCCTCCAATGTTGTGGAGAAGTGTTTGACTTTTGGTGGTCCTTCTGAACGCCTGTTACTAGTGAATGAAATGCTTGGCTCTACCGATGAAAATGAGCCGCTTCAG GCAATGATGAAAGATCAATTTGCAAACTATGTTGTTCAAAAAGTTCTGGAGACTTGTGATGACCAGCAGCGTGAGCTGATCCTCTCGCGTATTAAAGTTCATTTGAGTGCATTGAAAAAATACACTTACGGAAAGCATATTGTTGCGCGTGTAGAGAAACTTGTTGCTGCCGGGG AAAGGAGAATTGCAGCTCAGTCTCCACACCCTGCTTAG